One genomic region from Streptomyces sp. NBC_00457 encodes:
- a CDS encoding SDR family NAD(P)-dependent oxidoreductase has protein sequence MTVTEDGSATTDEVVYGPGIDPERLAVCLSVLEELDKLEVDHPDAIAVRRATAGVYRTVKQRRRQERRAAKTAHDKAVTEATATGSAERIDDETEGLLPSSRTEEGRIAGILQRPRSCYTCKTRYVEVDYFYHQLCQQCAALNRAHRDSRADLTGRRALLTGGRAKIGMYIALRLLRDGAHTTITTRFPKDAIRRFKAMDDSADWIHRLEVVGIDLRDPAQAVALADQVAEQGPLDVLINNATQTVRRLPSAYAALVEGESAPLPAGELPAHHVIGAFNSGAVDGLAALPAGISGLDAQQVADLALVAGNASVARHLDGTAIDAGGLVPDVVDSNTWVQSIEQISPVELLETQLCNYTAPFILISKLRSVMAEAARKAPSKRAYVVNVSAMEGVFGRGYKGAGHPNTNAAKAAMNMVTRTSAQEMFQTDGILMTSVDTGWITDERPHYDKLRLADAGFHAPLDLIDGAARVYHPIVSGEQGEDLYGVFLKDYAPGKW, from the coding sequence ATGACGGTGACAGAGGACGGCTCGGCGACCACGGACGAGGTCGTGTACGGGCCCGGCATCGACCCTGAGCGGCTGGCCGTCTGCCTCAGCGTGCTCGAGGAACTCGACAAGCTGGAGGTCGACCACCCCGACGCGATCGCCGTGCGCCGGGCCACCGCGGGCGTCTACCGCACGGTCAAGCAGCGCCGTCGTCAGGAGCGCCGGGCCGCGAAGACCGCGCACGACAAGGCGGTCACGGAGGCCACGGCGACCGGCTCAGCCGAGCGCATCGACGACGAGACCGAGGGACTGCTGCCCTCCTCACGCACCGAGGAGGGCAGGATCGCGGGGATTCTCCAGCGCCCGCGCTCCTGCTACACCTGCAAGACCCGGTACGTCGAGGTCGACTACTTCTACCACCAGCTCTGTCAGCAGTGTGCCGCCTTGAACCGGGCCCACCGCGATTCCCGCGCCGACCTCACCGGCCGGCGCGCTCTGCTCACCGGCGGCCGGGCCAAGATCGGCATGTACATCGCGCTGCGGCTGCTGCGGGACGGCGCGCACACCACGATCACCACGCGGTTCCCGAAGGACGCCATCCGCCGCTTCAAGGCGATGGACGACTCGGCGGACTGGATCCACCGCCTGGAGGTCGTCGGCATCGACCTGCGCGACCCCGCCCAGGCCGTGGCCCTGGCCGACCAGGTCGCCGAGCAGGGTCCGCTGGACGTCCTGATCAACAACGCGACCCAGACGGTACGCCGTCTGCCCTCCGCGTACGCCGCGCTGGTCGAGGGCGAGAGCGCCCCGCTGCCGGCCGGTGAACTGCCCGCCCACCACGTCATCGGCGCCTTCAACTCCGGCGCGGTCGACGGACTGGCCGCGCTGCCCGCCGGTATCAGCGGCCTCGACGCGCAGCAGGTCGCCGACCTCGCACTGGTCGCGGGCAACGCCAGCGTCGCCCGGCACCTCGACGGCACCGCCATCGATGCGGGCGGTCTGGTCCCCGACGTCGTCGACTCCAACACCTGGGTGCAGAGCATCGAGCAGATCTCCCCGGTGGAACTGCTCGAGACGCAGCTGTGCAACTACACCGCGCCGTTCATCCTGATCAGCAAGTTGCGGTCGGTGATGGCCGAGGCCGCGCGCAAGGCGCCCAGCAAGCGCGCGTACGTCGTCAACGTCTCGGCGATGGAGGGCGTGTTCGGCCGCGGCTACAAGGGCGCGGGCCACCCGAACACGAACGCCGCCAAGGCGGCCATGAACATGGTGACGCGGACCAGCGCCCAGGAGATGTTCCAGACCGACGGCATCCTGATGACCTCCGTCGACACCGGCTGGATCACCGACGAGCGCCCGCACTACGACAAGCTGCGCCTCGCCGACGCAGGCTTCCACGCACCCCTCGACCTGATCGACGGCGCGGCCCGCGTCTACCACCCGATCGTCAGCGGCGAGCAGGGCGAGGACCTGTACGGCGTCTTCCTGAAGGACTACGCGCCGGGCAAGTGGTGA
- a CDS encoding wax ester/triacylglycerol synthase family O-acyltransferase, which translates to MTSDLLAPLDLAFWNIESDRNPMHLGALGVFAANSPTAGAHAADLLAARAAGVPGLRMRIRDLWQPLAFPPTFASAFGGAAREPAADFDPLDHIRLHAPTGDFHEVAGRLMERPLDRARPPWEAHVLPGEDGVSFAVLFKFHHALADGLRALTLAAAVLDPVDLPERRPRPEPPGRGLLPDVRKLPGLVRGALSDVGRALDIGASVALSNVGVSSSPALTAEPSGTRSTAGVVIDIDDVHIVRKAVGGTVNDVLIAVVAGALRRWLDERGDGSEGVAPRALIPVSKRRPRTAHPQGNRLSGYLMRLPVGDPDPLGRLGTVRAAMDRKKDAGPGRGAGAVALLADHVPALAHRLGGPLVSQGARLWFDILVTSVPLPGLGLKLGGHTLTEVYPFAPLARGQSLAVAISTYRGHVHYGLVADAEAVPDLDRLAAALSEEVEALIAACAP; encoded by the coding sequence TTGACTTCTGACCTGCTCGCACCTCTCGACCTGGCGTTCTGGAACATCGAGTCCGACCGGAACCCCATGCACCTGGGCGCGCTCGGCGTCTTCGCCGCGAACTCGCCCACCGCCGGTGCCCACGCGGCCGATCTGCTCGCCGCGCGGGCCGCCGGCGTGCCCGGACTGCGGATGCGGATCCGGGACCTCTGGCAGCCGCTGGCCTTTCCGCCGACGTTCGCGTCCGCCTTCGGTGGCGCCGCGCGTGAGCCCGCCGCCGACTTCGACCCGCTGGACCACATCCGGCTGCATGCCCCGACCGGCGACTTCCACGAGGTGGCGGGGAGGCTCATGGAGCGCCCGCTGGACCGCGCCCGCCCGCCGTGGGAGGCGCATGTGCTGCCCGGGGAGGACGGTGTCTCGTTCGCCGTGCTGTTCAAGTTCCACCACGCGCTGGCCGACGGGCTGCGGGCACTGACGCTCGCCGCCGCGGTTCTGGACCCGGTCGACCTGCCCGAGCGCCGGCCTCGCCCCGAACCGCCGGGGCGCGGCCTGCTCCCGGATGTGCGCAAGCTGCCTGGGCTGGTGCGGGGTGCCCTGTCCGACGTGGGCCGGGCGCTCGACATCGGCGCCTCCGTCGCCCTGTCCAACGTGGGTGTGAGTTCTTCGCCCGCGCTCACCGCCGAGCCCAGCGGTACCCGCAGCACCGCCGGTGTCGTCATCGACATCGACGATGTGCACATCGTCCGCAAGGCCGTCGGCGGAACCGTCAACGACGTGCTGATCGCCGTCGTCGCGGGCGCGCTGCGCCGCTGGCTGGACGAGCGCGGCGACGGCAGCGAGGGCGTCGCGCCGCGTGCGCTGATCCCCGTCTCCAAACGCCGCCCGCGCACCGCCCACCCTCAGGGCAACCGGCTCTCCGGGTACCTGATGAGGCTGCCCGTCGGCGATCCCGACCCGCTCGGCCGGCTCGGTACGGTCCGCGCGGCCATGGACCGCAAGAAGGACGCGGGGCCGGGGCGGGGCGCCGGTGCCGTCGCACTGCTCGCCGACCACGTCCCGGCGCTCGCCCACCGGCTCGGCGGGCCGCTGGTCAGCCAGGGGGCGCGCCTCTGGTTCGACATCCTCGTCACCAGCGTTCCCCTGCCCGGTCTCGGCCTGAAGCTCGGCGGACACACCCTCACGGAGGTCTACCCCTTCGCCCCCCTCGCCCGCGGCCAGTCCCTCGCCGTCGCGATCTCGACGTACCGCGGCCACGTCCACTACGGCCTGGTCGCCGACGCGGAGGCCGTCCCGGACCTGGACCGCCTCGCCGCGGCCCTCTCCGAGGAGGTGGAGGCATTGATCGCCGCTTGCGCGCCGTGA
- a CDS encoding GH92 family glycosyl hydrolase, producing the protein MRWTRHLRLWLAGAVAASALCTVPAARAAEPHDGRLTDLVNPFIGTENEGNTYPGAAVPFGMVQLSPDTGHNTGYDYSHDRIRGFSLVHLSGVGCGLGGDLPLLPTTGDVTQTDYAAYAAGFSHDDEKASPGYYKVGLDSGIDAELTATERTGVQRYTFPATGKANVLLNAGQSLHKTVSTKVEILDSRTVRTAITGSGFCQDTEPYTVYTITRFDRPFTTYGTWDGSAVTAGSKTGRDGAYVRFDTTRDRTVEATTALSYVDARGAAVNLRAEGGRSFDSVRDRAQRAWEDRLDDVRVQGGGDTLRRTFYSSLYRSFLAPNIGSDADGRYTGWDQKIHRAKGFTYYQNWSLWDTYRTQSQLLSLLAPREARDMAISVIKIDEESGWLPKWGYGTVETNIMTGDPVTPFLTNAYQQGLLKGYEERAYRALKKNADGVPPADSPAVGREANKEYLAEGFAPYVKGRPHVKPGDSDYDHGASATLEYALSDAMLAQMARDLGHSADAARYAARAQSYRNIFDPSTGFFRARDASGAFTGPADPAQSEGFHEGTSWQYQWLVPQDLPGMVDLIGGTRAANDRLDSFFAYEQLLADPAKTAREVWVNGPYDYYNADKYNPQNEPDLIAPYTYLSTGQPWKTTDVVHAALTLFTDTPTGMTGNDDLGTMSAWNVLSSIGIFPVQPGYDTWGLSTPVFDRVDLALDRRYYPRGGLTITAPGTSDSDRYIQSARTDGSAYERTYLTTATLRSLRSLDFTVGSRPSEWGTSAEAAPPALK; encoded by the coding sequence ATGAGATGGACCCGGCACCTGCGCCTGTGGCTGGCCGGGGCGGTGGCAGCGTCCGCGCTGTGCACCGTCCCGGCCGCCCGGGCCGCCGAGCCGCACGACGGGCGCCTCACCGATCTGGTCAACCCGTTCATCGGCACGGAGAACGAAGGCAACACCTACCCGGGCGCCGCCGTGCCGTTCGGCATGGTGCAGCTCTCGCCCGACACCGGCCACAACACCGGCTACGACTACTCCCACGACCGTATCCGTGGCTTCTCCCTCGTCCACCTGTCGGGTGTCGGCTGCGGTCTCGGCGGCGACCTGCCCTTGCTGCCGACGACGGGTGACGTCACACAGACGGACTACGCCGCCTACGCCGCCGGGTTCAGCCACGACGACGAGAAGGCGAGCCCCGGCTACTACAAGGTCGGCCTGGACTCCGGCATCGACGCCGAACTCACCGCCACCGAGCGCACCGGCGTGCAGCGCTACACCTTCCCGGCCACCGGCAAGGCCAACGTCCTGCTCAACGCGGGCCAGTCGCTGCACAAGACGGTCTCCACGAAGGTCGAGATCCTCGACAGCCGTACCGTGCGCACCGCCATCACCGGCAGCGGCTTCTGCCAGGACACCGAGCCGTACACCGTCTACACGATCACCCGCTTCGACCGGCCCTTCACGACGTACGGCACCTGGGACGGCAGCGCGGTGACCGCGGGCTCGAAGACCGGACGGGACGGCGCGTACGTCCGCTTCGACACGACGCGGGACCGCACGGTCGAGGCGACCACCGCGCTGTCGTACGTCGACGCGCGCGGCGCGGCGGTCAACCTCCGGGCCGAGGGCGGGCGTTCGTTCGACTCCGTCCGTGACCGAGCACAGCGGGCATGGGAGGACCGCCTGGACGACGTACGCGTCCAAGGCGGCGGCGACACCCTGCGCCGCACCTTCTACTCCTCGCTGTACCGGTCGTTCCTGGCACCCAACATCGGCAGCGACGCCGACGGCCGCTACACCGGCTGGGATCAGAAGATCCACCGTGCGAAGGGCTTCACGTACTACCAGAACTGGTCCCTGTGGGACACCTACCGCACCCAGTCCCAGCTGCTCTCCCTGCTCGCGCCGCGTGAGGCCCGGGACATGGCGATCTCGGTGATCAAGATCGACGAGGAGAGCGGCTGGCTGCCCAAATGGGGCTACGGCACGGTCGAGACGAACATCATGACCGGCGACCCGGTGACGCCGTTCCTGACCAACGCGTATCAGCAGGGGCTGCTCAAGGGGTACGAGGAGCGGGCCTACCGGGCGCTGAAGAAGAACGCGGACGGGGTGCCGCCGGCGGACTCACCGGCCGTGGGGCGGGAGGCGAACAAGGAGTACCTCGCCGAGGGCTTCGCGCCGTACGTCAAGGGCCGTCCGCATGTGAAGCCCGGTGACTCGGACTACGACCACGGGGCCTCGGCCACGCTGGAGTACGCCCTGTCGGACGCGATGCTCGCGCAGATGGCGAGGGATCTGGGCCACTCGGCGGACGCCGCGCGCTATGCCGCCCGCGCCCAGAGCTACCGGAACATCTTCGATCCCTCGACCGGCTTCTTCCGGGCCCGTGACGCCTCCGGCGCCTTCACCGGCCCCGCCGACCCGGCGCAGAGCGAGGGCTTCCACGAGGGCACGTCCTGGCAGTACCAGTGGCTCGTACCGCAGGACCTGCCGGGCATGGTCGACCTGATCGGCGGAACGCGGGCCGCCAATGACCGGCTCGACTCCTTCTTCGCCTACGAGCAGCTCCTGGCGGACCCGGCGAAGACCGCGCGCGAGGTGTGGGTGAACGGGCCGTACGACTACTACAACGCCGACAAGTACAACCCGCAGAACGAACCCGACCTCATCGCCCCGTACACCTACCTGTCCACCGGTCAGCCCTGGAAGACCACCGACGTGGTGCATGCCGCGCTGACTCTGTTCACCGACACGCCGACCGGCATGACCGGGAACGACGACCTCGGGACGATGTCCGCCTGGAACGTGCTGTCGTCGATCGGGATCTTCCCGGTCCAGCCCGGCTACGACACCTGGGGCCTGTCCACGCCCGTCTTCGACCGCGTCGACCTCGCGCTGGACCGCCGCTACTACCCGAGAGGCGGGCTCACCATCACGGCGCCCGGCACCTCGGACAGCGACCGCTACATACAGTCGGCCCGGACGGACGGGTCGGCCTACGAGCGGACGTATCTGACCACCGCCACTCTGCGGTCCCTGCGGTCGCTCGATTTCACGGTCGGCTCGCGCCCGTCTGAGTGGGGAACGTCGGCTGAGGCGGCGCCACCTGCGCTGAAGTAA
- a CDS encoding PA14 domain-containing protein → MRHRRSRFVLVLAAALAFAGLTAPSSATAAADDPVEIHGLKGEYYTHSAPGAFDFHELKATGFDQNLDFDNLEPRLRFATGQDNDVSVRWTGKIVPEKTGPTTFSIIGDNGFRLWIDGKPVIDHWVDDWDREQTAAPIELTAGQAYDVKLEYFEHYGGSNLHLRWTPPGGSKVAVPQSAFRLPDGYDYDGAIATTVLRDGRTLKLDFAHELSAPPASVTDHVEAVIGGAKWPLTTARLDPSDPKSLLVGLKEPVVGNKTGTARGTAEVRYDGQGGLTADGKEIGSFWSSGANRSTYELRTPWAKEVGPDNALPEYPRPQLTRDAWRNLNGRWQFAAAEAGQQPPVGKNLAERILVPYPVESQLSGIQRHEDRMWYRRTFTVPADWRIGSGQRLRLNFGAVDWQSEVYVNGKKVAAHKGGYDKFSADITDALKPGRTQELIVGVYDPTDAADGENPPVGKQRLDPSGIWYTSSSGIWQTVWMEPVARDHVDSLKVTPDVPNGRVTVEAKGVRDGVPITATAYDGKQRVATARGRTGQPLTLTIDDPHLWSPDDPFLYDLKVSVGSDRVGSYFGMRSIAVEKVNGVPRTILNGEPIFLMATLDQGFWPDGLHTAPTDEALAYDLKVHKQLGFNSVRKHIKVEPDRWFYWADKLGLMVWQDMPAMTAGVTPNAASRAQYEREMKEMIDEHISSPSIVMWVTFNEGWGQYDIGRIAEQAKAWDPTRVVNGQSGLNLGADGGTGDIMDEHGYPSPALPPQPDGERALVSGEYGGLGLAVPGHAWSVQQSYVDVDPATYTDDYLTKLDEVRALACRGGNGAVYTQIADVEGELNGLLTYDRKVLKPDVARVKAAHEALIRDISRPVPADCP, encoded by the coding sequence GTGCGACACCGCAGATCCCGCTTCGTGTTAGTGCTCGCCGCAGCCCTCGCCTTCGCCGGCCTCACCGCCCCGTCGTCCGCCACCGCGGCGGCCGACGACCCGGTCGAGATCCACGGTCTGAAGGGCGAGTACTACACCCACTCCGCCCCGGGCGCCTTCGACTTCCACGAGCTGAAGGCCACCGGCTTCGACCAGAACCTCGACTTCGACAACCTGGAGCCGCGCCTGCGCTTCGCCACCGGTCAAGACAACGATGTCAGCGTCCGCTGGACCGGAAAGATCGTGCCGGAGAAGACCGGCCCCACCACCTTCTCGATCATCGGTGACAACGGCTTCCGGCTCTGGATCGACGGAAAGCCGGTCATCGACCACTGGGTGGACGACTGGGACCGCGAGCAGACCGCCGCGCCCATCGAGCTGACGGCAGGGCAGGCCTACGACGTCAAGCTGGAGTACTTCGAGCACTACGGCGGTTCCAACCTCCACCTCCGCTGGACCCCGCCCGGCGGCAGCAAGGTCGCCGTCCCCCAGTCGGCCTTCCGGCTCCCCGACGGCTACGACTACGACGGCGCCATCGCCACCACCGTCCTCAGGGACGGCCGGACGCTCAAACTCGACTTCGCACACGAGCTGTCCGCACCCCCGGCCTCCGTCACCGACCACGTCGAGGCGGTGATCGGCGGCGCCAAGTGGCCCCTGACCACGGCCCGGTTGGACCCGTCCGACCCCAAGTCCCTGCTCGTGGGCCTCAAGGAACCGGTCGTCGGCAACAAGACCGGTACCGCACGCGGCACCGCGGAGGTCCGCTACGACGGCCAGGGCGGACTCACCGCCGACGGCAAGGAGATCGGCTCGTTCTGGAGCAGCGGCGCCAACCGCTCGACGTACGAACTGCGCACCCCCTGGGCCAAGGAAGTCGGCCCGGACAACGCCCTCCCCGAGTACCCGCGCCCGCAGCTGACCCGCGACGCATGGCGCAACCTCAACGGGCGCTGGCAGTTCGCGGCGGCCGAGGCCGGGCAGCAGCCGCCCGTCGGCAAGAACCTCGCCGAGCGCATCCTCGTCCCGTACCCCGTGGAGTCCCAGCTCTCCGGCATCCAGCGGCACGAGGACCGCATGTGGTACCGCCGCACCTTCACGGTCCCGGCGGACTGGCGCATCGGGTCCGGCCAGCGGCTGCGGCTCAACTTCGGCGCGGTCGACTGGCAGTCCGAGGTGTACGTCAACGGCAAGAAGGTCGCCGCGCACAAGGGCGGCTACGACAAGTTCAGCGCCGACATCACCGACGCGCTCAAGCCCGGCCGCACCCAGGAGCTGATCGTCGGCGTGTACGACCCGACCGACGCGGCCGACGGCGAGAACCCGCCCGTGGGCAAGCAGCGCCTGGACCCCAGCGGCATCTGGTACACGTCGAGTTCGGGCATCTGGCAGACGGTGTGGATGGAGCCGGTCGCCCGCGACCACGTCGACTCGCTCAAGGTCACGCCGGACGTGCCGAACGGCCGCGTCACCGTCGAGGCGAAGGGCGTCCGTGACGGCGTACCGATCACGGCGACGGCGTACGACGGCAAGCAGAGGGTCGCCACGGCGCGCGGCCGGACCGGGCAGCCGCTGACGCTGACCATCGACGACCCGCACCTGTGGTCGCCGGACGACCCGTTCCTCTACGACCTGAAGGTGAGCGTCGGCTCGGATCGCGTCGGCAGCTACTTCGGGATGCGTTCCATCGCCGTGGAGAAGGTCAACGGCGTTCCCCGCACGATCCTCAACGGTGAGCCGATCTTCCTGATGGCCACCCTGGACCAGGGCTTCTGGCCCGACGGCCTGCACACCGCACCGACGGACGAAGCACTCGCCTACGACCTGAAGGTGCACAAGCAGCTCGGCTTCAACTCGGTGCGCAAGCACATCAAGGTCGAGCCGGACCGCTGGTTCTACTGGGCCGACAAGCTGGGCCTCATGGTCTGGCAGGACATGCCCGCCATGACCGCCGGGGTGACCCCGAACGCCGCCTCGCGCGCCCAGTACGAGCGCGAGATGAAGGAGATGATCGACGAGCACATCAGCAGCCCGTCGATCGTCATGTGGGTGACCTTCAACGAGGGCTGGGGCCAGTACGACATCGGCCGCATCGCCGAGCAGGCCAAGGCCTGGGACCCGACCCGGGTGGTCAACGGCCAGTCCGGGCTGAACCTCGGGGCCGACGGCGGCACCGGCGACATCATGGACGAGCACGGCTATCCAAGCCCCGCCCTGCCGCCCCAGCCGGACGGTGAACGGGCCCTGGTCAGCGGCGAGTACGGCGGCCTCGGCCTCGCGGTCCCCGGACACGCCTGGTCCGTGCAGCAGTCGTACGTCGACGTCGACCCGGCGACCTACACCGACGACTACCTCACCAAGCTCGACGAGGTGCGCGCCCTGGCCTGCCGGGGCGGCAACGGCGCCGTCTACACCCAGATCGCCGACGTCGAGGGCGAGCTCAACGGCCTGCTGACTTACGACCGCAAGGTCCTCAAGCCGGACGTGGCGCGCGTGAAGGCCGCGCACGAGGCGCTGATCCGGGACATCTCCCGGCCGGTGCCGGCCGATTGCCCGTAA
- the glgC gene encoding glucose-1-phosphate adenylyltransferase, whose translation MRRGGPSVLGIVLAGGEGKRLMPLTADRAKPAVTFGGTYRLVDFVLSNLVNGDILRICVLTQYKSHSLDRHITTTWRMSSLLGNYVTPVPAQQRLGPRWFLGSADAILQSLNLIYDERPEYVAVFGADHVYRMDPRQMLAQHIENGAGVTVAGIRVPRSESSSFGVISSASDGRTVEQFLEKPADPPGLPDDPESVFASMGNYIFTTKSLIEALQRDSEDRNSVHDMGGSILPQLTERGEAQLYDFSENHVPGETTRDQGYWRDVGTLDAYYDAHMDLIAERPAFNLYNRQWPVYTHSGQLSPARFNAGGIAGESIISAGCLIRGQVTRSVLSPGVVVDPGAVVQGSVLHDNVHIGRGAVVRGAVLDKNVEVPPGATIGVNPDRDAELYTVSKGGVIALGKGQLVP comes from the coding sequence ATGCGGCGTGGCGGACCTTCGGTGCTCGGCATCGTACTGGCGGGTGGAGAAGGCAAGCGTCTGATGCCCCTGACCGCGGACCGCGCGAAACCCGCGGTCACCTTCGGCGGCACATACCGTCTCGTCGACTTCGTCCTGTCCAATCTCGTCAACGGTGACATCCTGCGCATCTGCGTCCTGACGCAGTACAAGTCGCACTCGCTGGACCGGCACATCACCACCACCTGGCGGATGTCCAGCCTGCTCGGCAACTACGTCACCCCGGTCCCGGCCCAGCAGCGGCTCGGTCCGCGCTGGTTCCTGGGCAGCGCGGACGCGATCCTCCAGTCGCTGAACCTCATCTACGACGAACGTCCCGAGTACGTGGCGGTGTTCGGCGCCGACCATGTGTACCGCATGGACCCGCGCCAGATGCTGGCCCAGCACATAGAGAACGGCGCGGGCGTGACGGTGGCCGGGATACGCGTCCCGCGCAGCGAGTCGTCGTCCTTCGGCGTGATCAGCTCCGCATCCGACGGCCGTACCGTGGAGCAGTTCCTGGAGAAGCCCGCCGACCCGCCGGGCCTGCCCGACGACCCCGAGTCCGTCTTCGCCTCGATGGGCAACTACATCTTCACCACCAAGTCCCTCATCGAGGCGCTCCAGCGGGACTCCGAGGACCGCAACTCCGTGCACGACATGGGCGGTTCGATCCTGCCGCAGCTCACCGAGCGCGGCGAGGCCCAGCTGTACGACTTCAGCGAGAACCACGTCCCCGGCGAGACCACCCGGGACCAGGGCTACTGGCGCGACGTCGGCACGCTCGACGCCTACTACGACGCCCACATGGACCTCATCGCCGAGCGCCCCGCCTTCAACCTCTACAACCGCCAGTGGCCCGTCTACACCCACTCCGGCCAGCTCTCCCCGGCCCGCTTCAACGCGGGCGGCATCGCGGGGGAGTCCATCATCAGCGCCGGTTGCCTGATCCGCGGGCAGGTCACGCGGTCGGTCCTCTCCCCGGGTGTCGTGGTCGACCCCGGAGCGGTCGTCCAGGGCTCGGTGCTGCACGACAACGTCCACATCGGCCGGGGCGCGGTCGTCCGGGGCGCGGTGCTGGACAAGAACGTCGAGGTGCCGCCGGGCGCGACGATCGGCGTCAACCCGGACCGGGACGCGGAGCTGTACACGGTGTCCAAGGGCGGAGTGATCGCTTTGGGGAAGGGACAGTTGGTGCCGTAG
- the glgA gene encoding glycogen synthase, which translates to MRVGLLTREYPPDVYGGAGVHVEFLARELRDLVDLDVHCWGEGRAEGVLRHRPWSGLDTANDALRTFSVDLAMTAALEGRELVHSHTWYANLAGHLGKLLHGIPHVMTAHSLEPLRPWKAEQLGGGYALSSWAERTAIEAADGVIAVSGAMREDILGCYPTLDPAKVHVVHNGIDTTLYRPDHGTEALTRIGVDPDRPYVLFVGRITRQKGVPHLLRAARHIDPAAQVVLCAGAPDTPEIDREFRDLFQELSSVRAGVHWIPQMLPRADVIQLLTHAAVFVCPSVYEPLGIVNLEAMACGTPVVASRVGGIPEVVEDGKTGVLVSVDDDFETGLAQALDSVLGDPEAAGRMGEAGRERAVGEFGWDAVARRTVQLYREILKQA; encoded by the coding sequence GTGCGAGTGGGACTGCTGACCCGGGAGTACCCCCCGGATGTGTACGGCGGCGCGGGCGTCCATGTCGAGTTCCTCGCACGGGAGTTGCGCGACCTCGTCGACCTGGACGTGCACTGCTGGGGCGAGGGCCGCGCGGAGGGCGTGCTGCGGCACCGCCCCTGGTCCGGCCTCGACACCGCCAACGACGCGCTGCGCACGTTCTCCGTCGACCTCGCCATGACCGCGGCCCTCGAAGGCCGCGAACTCGTCCACTCCCACACCTGGTACGCCAACCTCGCCGGCCACCTCGGCAAGCTCCTGCACGGCATCCCGCATGTGATGACCGCCCACTCCCTGGAGCCGCTGCGCCCCTGGAAGGCCGAGCAACTCGGCGGCGGATACGCCCTGTCGAGCTGGGCCGAGCGCACCGCGATCGAGGCCGCCGACGGGGTGATCGCCGTATCCGGAGCCATGCGCGAGGACATCCTCGGCTGCTATCCCACGCTGGACCCGGCCAAGGTCCACGTCGTCCACAACGGCATCGACACCACCCTCTACCGCCCCGACCACGGCACCGAGGCCCTCACCCGGATCGGCGTCGACCCCGACCGCCCGTACGTCCTGTTCGTCGGCCGTATCACCCGCCAGAAGGGCGTGCCCCATCTCCTGCGCGCGGCCCGGCACATCGACCCGGCCGCGCAGGTCGTGCTGTGCGCGGGCGCCCCCGACACTCCGGAGATCGACCGGGAGTTCCGCGACCTGTTCCAGGAGCTCAGCAGCGTCCGCGCGGGCGTCCACTGGATCCCGCAGATGCTGCCGCGCGCCGACGTGATCCAACTCCTCACCCACGCGGCCGTGTTCGTCTGCCCTTCGGTGTACGAACCCCTCGGCATCGTCAACCTCGAGGCGATGGCCTGCGGAACTCCCGTCGTGGCCTCCCGGGTCGGCGGTATCCCGGAGGTCGTGGAGGACGGCAAGACCGGCGTGCTGGTCTCCGTGGACGACGACTTCGAGACGGGTCTTGCGCAGGCGCTGGACTCGGTCCTCGGCGACCCGGAGGCGGCGGGGCGGATGGGCGAGGCCGGACGGGAGCGGGCGGTGGGGGAGTTCGGTTGGGACGCCGTCGCCCGCCGGACGGTTCAGCTCTACCGGGAGATCCTCAAACAGGCTTAG
- a CDS encoding (2Fe-2S)-binding protein — MVLLVFVELDPDLAALRPLGGFFVLRTTGVPHRPLPTLAETYAEAASDVYPSPLTFRIHKVAGALHAPEPRIAASVAQQGLAARLWSAALGCATLYGLVPDLDPRLLRWDPDGSAPDDLWLTAVRPLPADAATLADTVLHAHLEPLTAALHTRHRVATGLLWGNAASALAGAARQLGLWARTNDRPEAAARARTLTTALLGHPRLAGTGTLTGTAFRRRSCCLYYRVPGGGVCGDCCFT; from the coding sequence TTGGTACTACTGGTCTTCGTGGAACTCGACCCCGATCTCGCCGCGCTCCGCCCGCTCGGCGGGTTCTTCGTACTACGCACCACAGGAGTCCCGCATCGGCCACTGCCGACACTCGCGGAGACGTACGCCGAAGCAGCATCGGATGTTTACCCGAGTCCCCTGACTTTCCGCATCCACAAGGTCGCCGGCGCCCTGCACGCCCCGGAGCCGCGGATCGCCGCCTCCGTGGCCCAGCAGGGGCTCGCGGCCCGGCTGTGGTCGGCGGCGCTCGGCTGCGCGACCCTGTACGGCCTCGTCCCCGACCTCGATCCACGGCTGCTGCGCTGGGACCCCGACGGCAGCGCCCCTGACGACCTCTGGCTGACGGCGGTGCGCCCGCTGCCCGCGGACGCGGCGACCCTCGCCGACACCGTGCTCCACGCCCACCTGGAACCCCTGACCGCGGCCCTGCACACCCGCCACCGCGTCGCCACCGGTCTGCTGTGGGGCAACGCCGCCTCCGCGCTGGCGGGAGCGGCCCGGCAACTGGGCCTCTGGGCGCGCACCAACGACCGCCCCGAAGCCGCCGCCCGGGCCCGCACCCTGACCACGGCGCTTCTCGGCCACCCCCGGCTCGCGGGCACCGGAACCCTCACCGGCACCGCCTTCCGGCGCCGCAGCTGCTGCCTCTACTACCGCGTGCCCGGCGGAGGCGTCTGCGGCGACTGTTGCTTCACCTGA